Part of the Amblyomma americanum isolate KBUSLIRL-KWMA chromosome 7, ASM5285725v1, whole genome shotgun sequence genome, tcgcactttcatgtcaacaacgtgtccagccagtctgcgctatcagcacgccatccgcgaactcccacccggtATCCTGGCGCAGCTGCGGTTGCCGCGCCTCCTGGCCCCGACATATACGGtgatttcaagaagggcctgatggcgtattttggcttggagctcccgccgactctctgcgctcctgttcccgaCTCAGCAGCTGCGGCGCCACTCGGCCCAACACCCCAGGCCGCATTCCCTACCCGAGATGTTTCGGTTTTCCCTCCGCCCGCTCCTACGTCGGCGCCCCTCCCCACACCGATCTCCTCACCATCGCCGCCACCATATGTGCCCCCacccacggttcggcaagtgccacgcgagcaCGCGTCGGTGTCTTGCCCCCTTCACACCTAGCTGCTTCGTAATACACCCCGGTCTCTCCCATGTTTGCTGCAACGGGCCctacggacggccatccacctgcgagctcccgtccctaggctcctcctgcccagccctgctttccagctgtggcgcctgcccttttgccatcaccggcagcaccctctctcAACCCGGGCCCGGACTCGCTTCTAGTCCTAAGTTGgcctgctccctcaagcccaACCAGGTtgagcacaactgtcattcctgtcgcgAGGCCCGCTTGCACGCCAACCCAGGGGGTTGTCGCGCCTAACGCGCCACCCGAAACGCTTCCCACGCATCTCTGCCCACCTGGCGCCATAACTAgtgcctgtgcctccgcgacagacgagacagtcCTACCGTATCCTTCCCATTTCGACAAGTACGCCCCGgacttgcttcttgtgcccccagCAACCCGTCCCACTGCCTCAGGGAGCTCGTTTTTGCATAAAGCCGCTACACCTCGTCCACCACTTCGACCACTTCCCTACACGGCAGCCCGAGTACCACGCAGCCCAGCCCAGTGTCGTGTGCCGtcgtttcaccgtcgccagcggctGAGCCATCCCCTCCTCTTCAACGGTGGAAGCTTCCGCACGCCATCACTTCGTGTGCACCCACTGGGCCAGCACAAAGCACACATTGCCTGTAACTCCTGCCGcgggtgcattttctgcaatgacATTTTCAGGCCCGCTTCAACCCAACTGGCGGCCCCACCAGTAGACCTTGCGATTGCAGCACGCCTACCTCGCCTCCACTTCCTCGACTTCTCCCGCCTGTTCCTTACGGTATCGTCCTCATCCTGGCTACCCTCGCCCTTTGCGCAGCATACAGTTTCGACCGCTTGAGTTTCACCCGCCCAGCGGCCTTCACGAACCTAACTGTGTCCTGGACTTGACCAACCTGTACAAGCTTGTACataccattttttttcctttatcgtgCACCacggaatgggggggggggggagcatctgtagcggcacaggcatcgccagcggcgctgatgaagatgttggcgcgacctggctcgcgcaaCTCAGAACGCTCTCATCAACCAGCTGGCCAGCaccgtcgacagcccgctccgccggctcacacAGCCGCGGAtaccgggacctccaataaatgtggttcgCCTACCACAGGTTCTTGCTGTCTACATGTCTGATGACAGAAATTACCCGCTAAATTACCGCCCTTTCTCACTAACAATCGCACCATGCATGATCCCAGAACATGTCATCTGCTACTAGAATCGCTTTTTTCACCCCTTATCCGATGGTTTCAGGAAGGGTTCCTCTTGCAAAATGAAGCTGGCTGGCGCTTTTCATTCATGACTTGCATATCAACAATCACTCGAACATACTAACTCACACGATCTTTTTCGATATAATTAGAGCTTTCGACAATGTCTATCACTGTCGCTTGGCATTAAATTTAAAAGCTTAAAAAAACATGAAGAAACAGAACAACAACATAGCCACACTTATGCCGCTACCTACAAAAGCGACACTTTTGGTGGTGGCGGCGTGAGTGGGAGCCGAAAAGGCGAGATACACGCAAGCAACGGGACCCTCAGTAATCCGCGCCTGTCACGACTGAGTCCGCTGCCGGTGGCCCGTTTAGAGAAGATGCGGCGAAAGAAGCCGTTAGTGATAGATTCCTCCCATAGATGCTTTCAGTGAGAAAGAACTCATACGCTCAACAACAGCTACAAAGAATCTTGTCTGTCCGATCTTGTTTCAACACCTAGAAACACCGATGAAATGTTTAATTTAAAAAACAGCCTAACATATAGATACCTCCAAATCTGGCCCGGTCAACTGCAAATTTGACCGTGCCAAACACAACAGTGACCCGAAAATTTGGCCCGGggcacccccgaaatttgaccacGGCCGATTTTGGACCAGAATCGATGCCCAACAATAATCGACCATGCCCAACACGATGATGATGTACACATTTGACCCGGGCCATTTCAAAACTTTTGCCCGGGTCACCACCGAATTTTACTTTGGCCGATTTGCACCTAAATCCTCCGACCATAGCTGACCatgcccaacacgatggtgaccttcTGGTCATTCCCCTATCCTCGGTAATCATTGCGCTCATGTGCTGGCTCGAGAACTATCCCTCCGGGCCCCGGGAAATCGGGCACCTAAACCCGTGCAGGAAACCTCGCGGGCTCTTCCCGCATACCACCAAATCACCACTCATTACAAAAACAACCGCTTCACCCTCCCGCCACCTCACCGTCCGTCAGATTCAAAACACAGTGCGGTTGGTGGCCACTGAAGACAGACCTTCTTCATTGCTACCGCCCTACCTTGACCCTGTCGCTCTGCTCAACATGCGGGGCGGCCAAGGCCACCTTCATATATTACCTGTGGGAACACTCCCTCCTTCCCAAAATAGCAGTTACCCATCCCCATCCTCAGGGGAGGCCACTCGGCGAGCTGTGCAACCAGCTGGGCCAACATGGCTAATGTACAAAGCTCCCCGTGAGGCCCAGGCCCGTGGACTCTTGGACAAGTAGGAGCCCACCCTTGAGgtcgttttgttttttcttaaaataaagttgttctccacctcctccttttcctcctcctcttccatcGTTCTCCTCCAACTTTGGCCTGGGCCATTTCGGGGGTGGCCCtggccacccccgaaatttgaccttggcctaATTGTACAAATAAAACAGCAATCTAGGCAAAACCCtgacattttttgtttgtttttgcaggTTGCGTTTGTCCCTGCCTTGTATGTCTCCGTGCCTTTGCATATGCACcaattttctttgtgtgtgtataCCAGGTGTAGTGATGCCAGTGCTGGCGAACTTCACaagcaggcgaatcatgttaactaatAAATTGATTAAATTCTAAGAGTtaactttttaaaaattgcgtaaggTGATCTttaatttttaaaaaagaggATGTTTGAGGTAAggagaagctttttgcggcatagtgatGCCATTGCTGGCGAAcgtcaaaaacaggcgaatcatgctaAATAATAAATTGATTAAAATCTAGGAGTTAATTGTTTGAAAACTGCTTAAGGTGATCTCTAATTTTTAAAAAGAGGGTGTTTGAGACAAAGAAGCTTTTTTTGGCATAAGGATGCCAGTGTTCGCAAGCGTCAATAACAGGCGAATTATGCTAATAAATTGATAAATTCTAAGagttaaatttttaaaaattgcgtaggCACCTGATTaaaaattagagatttgtagccccTGTTAGTAGTAGCCACCTCAGTTTTAGAATTCCGAAATCAAGATTACTCTCGCACTGTGGCTCCACAAAATTGGCTATATTTAGACTAGTTCGGTGCGCTGGAGGGGATGCATTGCCTGCATACTTCTCGAAAAGATATGCATTTTGGCGCCATGCAGCCAACATTAGTTGATCTTAGCAGGGGGGTTGATTGCCTTTTCGAGATTCTAGATAGTCGAATGGCCATCAGTAATGGCCGGCTACATTTCACTAACTGTGGTCAGGTGCCTACTGGTAATAGGTAAAATGTAAACTATTAGAATTTGGTTAATAACCTCACTAGTGAGCATGGTTTGCGTGTGTTTTaatgtccaccaacactggtacgTCTTAGGCCCCCAAAAGCCTCTGTTTAGCTCGAAAACCCTAGTTTTAACAATTGGCTATGGACTTCCCTGAAACACGTGTCATATCCATTCCTTCTTAATAAAAGCTTAGTTGCGAGGCAGCGCCCGCGGCGTCTACTTTACCTGTGTCCTTCATCTGTGTGCGCAGAATTTTGTTTTTCAAGAGGAATTACGTCCGACCGTCCGTTCTTTGGcaactttttcctttttcttccgaACCACCGCAGGCTGGAACAGCCTTCCCCTTGACATTACTGCTACCACGTGGCCATCTTCATTCTTACTGCTTTTAACTGACCGCTTTGATCAATGATTACTTGTCAGAAGTTTTTCTTTGCATAAAAATCCACCCCTTAAACAATGTCCTTTACAGGGTAATTTAAGGCAATAAAATGAACTGAATTGAGCTAGAAGCACTTCCTGCACTTCCTGCACTTGGGTTCTACCTGTATGTGCTCTTCAATTGAATTCCCCCTAGAATTTTACACCGCGACAAGCAAGCCCGGACCATCTGCAAAAGTGAACTCAATTTGAACACTCCATTACCATGCGTGATTCAAATTAGTTCCTTCACATTATGCACCTAAATGACCCCTCTTCAGGGGGTAATAAATAAGTGGTGGGTTAATATAGTTATCAACTAGTACAAGTCATTGCCATGAAATTTAAGCGCTAACCGCATGTAAAAATGCAGATGGGTACgagatggcagcgatatcggtggggagggtATTGCAGTCCGCAACAGTTCGGAGAAGAAAGGAACCTGAAAAGGTTGCAGTACGGGGCACAGGGCGGAAATATTGAAACGGGTGGGCAGTGCGGTGAGGTATGCGGTTCGGATGAGCAATCTAGGACGGTTGATTTAGAGAGCTATGCTATGGAAAAGCTTGTGCAGAGacaaaggctggcaatgcgacagcGGGATGCCAGGCTTTCAAGAGCGGCATTCGTCTTCAGAACTGAAACGCGtgtggtatatgaatatgcagagtgaacgAAACGAACGGCGTGGCTTTGAACAaattcgagtgcatttgttaggtacACCTGGTGTGGGCTGGAGATGGGTTTGGGGTGCTGAAGTTCAGGTCGCATGAGTTTTTTATAAGCCAGAAGCTTCACGCATTGCGGCGCATGAGGAATATGACTTTTCATGAATTCTAGAGATCTATTAGCAGACGATATTActgtggtaatgtgtgttcgccaagaaaaGATCGCTGCAGAGCTTGATACTAATATACCTAAACGATTCGACGCGTTCTATACATGAGTTACCAAATTCATAAGAAAAAATGTTAGAGCCTCGATTTAAGCTCGATTTAAACCCCCATTGAGGCTGTTAAATACAAAACCGCCACGTGTATATAAGACCAGGTACGAATAAGGCGTAACCAGAACACTGGCGGACCTCTCAGCATGTGGGCGAATCTAGTCGATTAGCCCGATGGGAGCCTGCAGCCGCTATTCAAAGAGGGGCTCCGTGAAGTTAATTCATCTAGCAGTTCACTTAGAAAGGTATACCCACAATAGCAAAGTGAAGCCTTTAAAATGCCTCGGTATTGCTGAAAATCTATGTGAGAAAGCAGCCTCAATAAGGCTGTTGCTTGACTTGTAAAATAACGGACAAGCGTCCTCGTTTCAATGCACGCCGATGAATTGCTAAAGCGGCCAAGCGAAGCCAGAAAATGAAACTGGCGTCAGAAATGCACCCCGTTTCGACAACCACTTGGTTACGGCGAGTTAGGAGCTATAAAAACTGCGGCTGGAAAATTTTGCAGGGCGCGTAAAACGTACGCACTCGGGCGGCGAGCTGCTCCTATTTCGAGCAGTTCTCGTCTCCTACCAACGCGGTTTCCTCTTCATATTTGCCTGCTCTGGGCTCGGCGGCCGTGACAGGAGGGAGTGCTCCGCCGGGCAGGCATGTTCCTGCTTCCTCCGCTCATCGTCCAAGCTGCGCGCGCTTTTGTTTCCCGCCTTTGTGGACACGTCTCGGAGCGAGGCGCTCGGCCGGTCGCGCTCCAGCGACCGGCGTGAGGAAATGCGCGCGAGTAGCGGAAGGGCGGCGGCGCCGCCTATATAGGACCCCCTCCGGACCTTGTCGGCGGTCAGGGACGCGATGGCGAGACGAACGGGGGGAGCTTCtccgctgctgctggcgctggtCGCGCTGCTCCTGGTAGCGCCCAGCTCCGAGAAGAAGCTACTCAAGCTGGCGATGCTCATGTCTGGCGGCACCTCGTTCATACCCATCCCGATTCCGCTCAGCAAGCAAGTGCAGCACACCAAGTTCGTGCCCATCAACATGCCGTACCCTGTGCCCGTGCCGTAAGCAGCTCTCCCCTTTTGCTTTCAAGCGTACTACACCGGCGGTGCTATCGTGGATAGCGAGGCTTACTGCGTCTATGGCATTCTTTTCCGGAGACAAATATCGCGCGATTAAATCCCGGCCGCGAAGGCCTCtctttcgatggaggagaaagtcAGAAATGCCCATGTGCTGCGCAATGCAACAGCACGTTAAAGCGCACCAgggttggtttggtttgctttaagggggtttaacgtcccaaaaggactcaggctatgagagacgccgtagtgaagggctccgggaatttcgaccacctgggattctttaacgtgcaccgacatcgcacagcacacgggcctctagaatttcgcctccatcgaaattcgaccgccgcggccgggatcgaacccgcgtctttcaggccagcagccgaacgctataaccactcagccaccgcggcggcgtaaagCGCACCAGGTGGTCGATTTTAATCCGGAGCTGTCGTCTACGGTATTTCTCATAGTCCACGTTCCGCTTTTAAAACTTAAAACCCGCCTTCCGCAGTGTGCAAGAGCGCGGGGACAGATCATTGCACTGATCTGCCGTCCGGTGAAGGCAACGCCAGGTGAAGGCAAGTTGCGTTTGAGTTTCGCGCCAACTTTGCCGTACGCCTGTAATATCTACACCTTTGATAGTCGTGACCACGAGCGCAAGCGCAGTTCAGGACAGTGTTTAGAAGGCGTCAATCGAACCCTTGAGCTGATGCGACACACATTATTTTAGTGTCTACGAATAATTTAAATGCACACGTAAAGTTCATGTTCAACAGCCGAGGACGGGGCAACAGTTGTTTACGATCAGTAGCGAGGCACTGGAGGTGGTAAGAGGTTACGTCTGCCTAGGACGGGAGAAGGTGgacgaatgagattaagaaatttgcggggatagggtggccgcagcaggATTAATAGGAGGGACATGAGAGAGGCCATTGCGCTGGAGTGGGCGTAGCGGGGCTGATGATGAGATAATGAAAGGAAGTTGAGCCATATCCCTCTAGAGAAAAGTaggcaacagctgtatcttaccggttctAACccatgaggcagaaacgtggaggattaTGAAAAGCGCTCAACTTAAATTGAAGACAAAGCGCTATCATCTATCATTTTCCATGGTAtagaaaatgatagatgtaacgttaagagacaggaagagagctgaGTGGTAAGGGGCCAAACGCGGGTTAAAGAAATCTTAGCCGAAACCAAGGAAAAATGaacttggacagggcatgtaatgcgattgCAAGATAGTCGGTTGTCGGTAATGGTGAAGGATGATACCCGATTGTCAATAAGAAGTTTGTGAGTTTAAGACGGCTGAGGCTTGCACAGGATAGGGCttattggagaggtatgggagggACCTTTGTTTTGCAATGAGCGTAAAAAGGCTTATTATGGTGATGATTCCGACATGTAAATTGCAAAGGAAAGCAAGAACTTAACCCGAGCGGACCGCTTTTGGGAAATCCTGCCCTCTGATGAAGCGTATACGTCGCCCGCAGGTACGGAGCTTGAAAGCAACGCAAAAAATATTATAGGTCTCCATCCAGCGCATTCATTACCTGAAAACCTTTTCCTCGGGCATCTGAGGACTCCAAAGCTGTGAAAGACGACTGGCAGCTCGAAAAACAACGTTCAGTTGGGTGACATACGAAACAGCGAAACAGCAAGCAGGGACaagaaagagcacacgcggtcAATAAGTTGCAACAGGTCACTGTGAGGCGACAGGCTTCAAATACAGATTTCGAAGAACAGAAAGCTGGCGGAGTTCGTTGCTATAGCGCTCTTTTTGGCGCTGTTTAATATGACATATATACACGAAGTTGTACCCTGTGACGTTCCCGCATGAGATCATTAGAAAATTGACATAGCGTGGCCCCACAGGATGAAAAATCAACGATGCATCTGCCACCGTGCGATTTGCACTGTAATCGAATTGACCTGACTACAGAAAGAAGAGCTCAATTTGTGTGCTCATAACTGCAGTCCATACTCCTGCAGTGAGCTGTGCGCCGCAAATAGACTGCAGGGCCTAACTGCCAGCTAACAAATGTTGCTCAGCCTGCATACCGCTGAAGCAGGGCCCCTTATTACTTAGACACGcatagattgaaaactaaacattttggcaGATTtgctgtctggttgggtttgaagactaacaataaactgcacatctccaaccaaaaatttaattttaacccaacgtttcgaagccgactcggctccttcatcagtggtgattgagggcagtagctagcgtctttaagtatggaggggaggagggggtcaaaggaacgaaagctgtgatgggaatggtgtgggggagggggaggggatttaaggctgttagtcacgttgccgcactgcggggggggggggggtgtcaatgGGGACTTTTTTTCGTTAAGTttaagagcgaagtccctgggcatatactgagggcaggcttccttttgtgcggttgatgttcttcggggtggtttggatgtgccaggatacCAGAAGGAGCCTTCTGTGGTAATTGGTTTCGGTTCTGAGGACACGCATAGAACGCGCTATTGGGCAAGTTTGTTCTACAGAAACTGCCAAATCTTAGTGCACCTTATGTATGTATTGTCAGCATTATCCATTGCCTCGGCGCCGGTTGCTTGAATTTATACACGCAACTAGTGCCCTGCGTCACTGGGCCCAAAGAGCAAAGAGAAATCGAAAAGAAAGACGCTGTGATTGATACGACCTCTCATCTTTTCAGGGTGCATACACACGAGCACTTGAGTCACGGTGGCAAGCACGCACACATCAACTACGACCACAAGCACGAGAGCTCACGGAGCAACGTGGTCGTGTTGGATGGCGACCATTACGGCGGGGGACACTACGGTGGAGGACACTACGGTGGAGGGCACTACGGCGGTGGCTACTGGTGACTACGTTGACGTCTCGCCCACCATTCATCGAAGTTGTGTGTCGTTACTTCATCGTCAGCTCGCTCCGTCGTTGCCATATTCGCGACGTGCCGCTACTTCTCACTAGTGCCCCACGGCCTGAGGGGGATGCCCCCGCCGCAACTCCGCTCCTGAGCTGAAATCGGGAGGGAATAGTTCCTttagtaaaggaaaaaaaaatgcttatccACAGCCTGGAATGCCGGATGTctcaaaagctaaaaaaaaatcattagagCCAGCAAGCACGCGCATCAGCGCTAGTGAGTGAAACTCTTCATAGCTTATTTATTATGATGTCACCAAAGTATTTATGGCCCATTGTCACGTCGACTACGGCAAGAGAATTAACAGATCACTCCTCTGTTGGCGAAACACCGCCTGCTTTAAAGGGATAATCTAAGGCCAAGAGACATTTATTTCTTAAATTGTTCACTCCGTCAACAAGTCTAGTCGCCCTTGCACTACAAAATCTTGCCAATTATTAGGCCATGGCCAGTGTGCGTCAGATGAAACCTCCAAGACGCCCAAGTGGCGTGCATCTACACAACGCATTCCTTAGTCCGCCGTAGACAGCCCGGATCTTATCAGTCTAAAGGACCGGAGAAAACAGCCTAAACGgttaagcaaaaataaaaaggtaGATGAGAAATTTCACTAGTGCGTATTTCTCCAAAGGAGTTAGGGAAATTGTACAGGAGGGTGGGAAGAGTTGATAGATGTGGGATTTCGCACATGCACCCCGACACAGTTTCCGTAATTTCACTTTTCCATCGCTAGAGTTGCTTTGATCATTTTGCAGCCTGATTTGTAAATAAAAGTTCATCACACATCTGTCATGTTTTCTTCCGCCGAACGTAAATTCGCGGGGCTACCAGTGCAGCCGTGACACTCCTGAGATATAAGGACATGCACTATTTTCTTACACTGATAGGAGCCATAGTAGCGACGATGCGTTAGTAAATCGCACTGACATTGCAACAGCGAAAAAATGGAATACAAGACAAAGAAGGCTACAAATGTATACTAACGTTCTCGCTTTTAGCGCCGTGTCTGTGTTAAGTTGAAAAAATAATTAAATTGTCCCAAGAAATTTAGTGGAAAAGAAATGCTAGGAAGTATACTGATGCGTGTTCCGTCATGCTTCCACTACCGACTTATACGAATCTGTAGAAGGTAGTTGGTGCACAAGGACGGGGGAGGTTACTGGCACTGCTAGTTAATGTTCATGCACAAAATCTTCACGCATTTTCGTCATGTTTTGCAAAGAGTTCTTTAAGCTGTTATGAGTAATACAAAACGAGGTGATATTTCGGATCTCAGCACTGGTAAAATTTACAAAAGTGAGCGATGAccggctagttggtatgacatggtcATAAAACAGAACAGAGCAAGGGACAAGGCACAGGGTAGAAGCAAATAGGACGAGCTCAGactaacaactgatttattggaGCGACACCCCTTTCTTTCAAAAGCAAAACGTACGCGCCACAAAGACGGAAAGCGCCACACCCAACGAAATCTTCTTATCAAACCAAGAAAGTGAAGCTCTTTCGTATATAGGTGTATCGATTTCTCACTAACACAATTATCAGGCCCATAACTTACAATGTGCAAGGCTTCAACGATTTCACGTGCCTCTTTGTCCCTTGCATCGCCTATAATCTTTGTATGCGTGAAAAGCGGCGTgcattgttctttttcttttttcttcttttcacaaGACTGGCAGTG contains:
- the LOC144097531 gene encoding uncharacterized protein LOC144097531 produces the protein MARRTGGASPLLLALVALLLVAPSSEKKLLKLAMLMSGGTSFIPIPIPLSKQVQHTKFVPINMPYPVPVPVHTHEHLSHGGKHAHINYDHKHESSRSNVVVLDGDHYGGGHYGGGHYGGGHYGGGYW